A genomic region of Equus caballus isolate H_3958 breed thoroughbred chromosome 1, TB-T2T, whole genome shotgun sequence contains the following coding sequences:
- the LOC100053327 gene encoding granzyme B-like isoform X3 translates to MQPLLLLLAFLLPSEPATGIIMGGHEAKPHSHPYMAWIQIMDEEMPSRCGGVLVQEDFVLTAAHCWGSSVKVTLGAHNIKKQERTQQVISVIETIPHPHYNPKKFSNDIMLLKLERKAMQTAAVRPLSLPRGQAQVRPGEVCHLAGWGQVNPRGRLSDTLQEVELTVQQDQVCKSQLDNYYNSTTQLCVGDPKEKKSSFKGDSGGPLVCKNVIQGIVSYGQISRTSPRAFTKVSSFLPWLNKMMKSL, encoded by the exons ATGCAGCCACTCCTGCTCTTGTTGgcctttcttctgccctctgaGCCTGCAACAG gaatcaTCATGGGAGGACATGAGGCGAAGCCCCATTCCCACCCCTACATGGCATGGATTCAGATTATGGATGAGGAGATGCCCAGTAGATGTGGTGGTGTCCTCGTGCAAGAGGACTTTGTTCTGACGGCTGCTCACTGCTGGGGAAG CTCAGTCAAGGTGACTCTGGGGGCCCACAACATTAAGAAGCAGGAGAGGACCCAGCAGGTCATCTCTGTGATAGAAACCATCCCCCACCCACACTATAATCCTAAGAAGTTCTCCAATGATATTATGTTACTAAAG ctggagagaaaggccaTGCAGACTGCAGCTGTGAGGCCCCTCAGCCTGCCCAGGGGGCAGGCCCAGGTGAGGCCCGGAGAGGTATGCCATCTAGCCGGCTGGGGGCAAGTCAACCCAAGAGGCAGATTGTCCGACACTCTGCAGGAGGTGGAGCTGACTGTGCAGCAGGATCAGGTGTGCAAATCCCAGTTGGACAATTATTACAACAGTACCACTCAGCTGTGCGTGGGGGACCCGAAGGAAAAGAAGTCTTCCTTTAAG GGGGACTCTGGGGGCCCTCTTGTGTGTAAGAACGTGATCCAGGGCATTGTCTCCTATGGACAAATCAGCAGGACATCTCCACGGGCCTTCACCAAAGTCTCAAGTTTTTTACCCTGGTTAAACAAAATGATGAAAAGCCTCTAA
- the LOC100053327 gene encoding granzyme H-like isoform X2: MQPLLLLLAFLLPSEPATGIIMGGHEAKPHSHPYMAWIQIMDEEMPSRCGGVLVQEDFVLTAAHCWGSSVKVTLGAHNIKKQERTQQVISVIETIPHPHYNPKKFSNDIMLLKGDSGGPLVCKNVIQGIVSYGQISRTSPRAFTKVSSFLPWLNKMMKSL; encoded by the exons ATGCAGCCACTCCTGCTCTTGTTGgcctttcttctgccctctgaGCCTGCAACAG gaatcaTCATGGGAGGACATGAGGCGAAGCCCCATTCCCACCCCTACATGGCATGGATTCAGATTATGGATGAGGAGATGCCCAGTAGATGTGGTGGTGTCCTCGTGCAAGAGGACTTTGTTCTGACGGCTGCTCACTGCTGGGGAAG CTCAGTCAAGGTGACTCTGGGGGCCCACAACATTAAGAAGCAGGAGAGGACCCAGCAGGTCATCTCTGTGATAGAAACCATCCCCCACCCACACTATAATCCTAAGAAGTTCTCCAATGATATTATGTTACTAAAG GGGGACTCTGGGGGCCCTCTTGTGTGTAAGAACGTGATCCAGGGCATTGTCTCCTATGGACAAATCAGCAGGACATCTCCACGGGCCTTCACCAAAGTCTCAAGTTTTTTACCCTGGTTAAACAAAATGATGAAAAGCCTCTAA
- the LOC100053327 gene encoding granzyme H-like isoform X1, which translates to MQPLLLLLAFLLPSEPATGIIMGGHEAKPHSHPYMAWIQIMDEEMPSRCGGVLVQEDFVLTAAHCWGSSVKVTLGAHNIKKQERTQQVISVIETIPHPHYNPKKFSNDIMLLKLERKAMQTAAVRPLSLPRGQAQGDSGGPLVCKNVIQGIVSYGQISRTSPRAFTKVSSFLPWLNKMMKSL; encoded by the exons ATGCAGCCACTCCTGCTCTTGTTGgcctttcttctgccctctgaGCCTGCAACAG gaatcaTCATGGGAGGACATGAGGCGAAGCCCCATTCCCACCCCTACATGGCATGGATTCAGATTATGGATGAGGAGATGCCCAGTAGATGTGGTGGTGTCCTCGTGCAAGAGGACTTTGTTCTGACGGCTGCTCACTGCTGGGGAAG CTCAGTCAAGGTGACTCTGGGGGCCCACAACATTAAGAAGCAGGAGAGGACCCAGCAGGTCATCTCTGTGATAGAAACCATCCCCCACCCACACTATAATCCTAAGAAGTTCTCCAATGATATTATGTTACTAAAG ctggagagaaaggccaTGCAGACTGCAGCTGTGAGGCCCCTCAGCCTGCCCAGGGGGCAGGCCCAG GGGGACTCTGGGGGCCCTCTTGTGTGTAAGAACGTGATCCAGGGCATTGTCTCCTATGGACAAATCAGCAGGACATCTCCACGGGCCTTCACCAAAGTCTCAAGTTTTTTACCCTGGTTAAACAAAATGATGAAAAGCCTCTAA